From one Bacillaceae bacterium S4-13-56 genomic stretch:
- a CDS encoding tripartite tricarboxylate transporter substrate binding protein → MKKLLAFLAVALMLFIVACSDDSASENNKADNSTDNSSNDDNSGGEDWIPEKSIEIVAPAGAGGGWDTTARMAAKVFEEAGIIDQSIGVVNKEGGGGAIGWAYIAEKEGSPYNLFVSSSPILMVPLNGQSEYGHEDFTPIANVIADYAAFAVREDSEWNDLNDLFDDMKDDPSGVTVVGASSPGSMDHIQFIKIAKAAGVDITKIKYVSAQDGGGMTQLLNGSVDVYSTGVAETVEQVRAGKIKVLGVTSEERLEGDVLSDFPTAKEQGIDEVFVNWRGFFGPPNMDPEVLEYYEAKFKELSDSAEFDEVRKNYGWNEMWMGSEEYKEFLDNEKQSIKEILDELGLGE, encoded by the coding sequence ATGAAAAAGCTTTTAGCCTTTTTGGCTGTCGCACTTATGTTGTTCATTGTGGCTTGTTCTGATGATTCTGCTAGTGAAAACAACAAGGCAGATAACAGCACAGATAATTCTTCAAATGATGATAACTCAGGTGGAGAAGATTGGATTCCTGAAAAATCAATTGAAATTGTGGCTCCAGCAGGTGCTGGTGGGGGTTGGGATACTACTGCACGTATGGCTGCAAAGGTCTTTGAAGAAGCAGGTATTATCGATCAAAGTATTGGGGTTGTGAACAAAGAAGGTGGAGGTGGAGCAATTGGTTGGGCTTATATCGCTGAAAAAGAAGGCAGCCCATACAATTTATTCGTATCATCCTCTCCAATTTTAATGGTTCCTTTAAATGGACAGTCTGAGTATGGTCACGAAGACTTCACTCCAATTGCTAATGTGATTGCTGATTATGCAGCTTTTGCAGTAAGAGAAGATTCGGAGTGGAACGACTTAAATGACCTCTTTGATGACATGAAGGATGATCCGTCCGGAGTTACTGTTGTAGGTGCATCCTCACCCGGTAGTATGGACCATATTCAGTTTATCAAGATTGCAAAAGCAGCTGGTGTAGATATAACAAAAATTAAATACGTTTCTGCTCAAGATGGAGGAGGTATGACTCAACTTCTTAATGGTAGTGTCGATGTTTACTCCACAGGTGTAGCTGAAACGGTAGAACAAGTCAGAGCAGGTAAAATCAAGGTCCTTGGTGTTACATCTGAAGAACGTTTGGAAGGAGATGTTCTTTCCGATTTCCCTACTGCAAAAGAACAAGGAATTGATGAAGTGTTTGTCAACTGGCGCGGATTCTTTGGACCACCTAACATGGATCCAGAGGTTTTAGAATATTATGAAGCGAAATTTAAAGAACTAAGTGATTCTGCAGAGTTTGATGAAGTACGTAAGAATTACGGATGGAATGAAATGTGGATGGGTAGTGAAGAATACAAGGAATTCTTGGATAACGAAAAGCAATCTATTAAAGAAATCCTTGATGAATTAGGCTTAGGAGAGTAA
- a CDS encoding tripartite tricarboxylate transporter TctB family protein has product MLKSVNQKVSIFLFLLAGVYLFLSYQLPSYPYTAIDADVIPKSLGWLLVLLSISLFLSKDQETEEQKKKRDIPKAEWLMLTGVFGLVFLYIFLLEIIGFVLVTGLFIYFCSLFLGYRKNVSNVLVSILFPVGLYIIFNFLLKIELPQGILPI; this is encoded by the coding sequence TTGTTAAAGTCTGTAAATCAAAAGGTAAGCATTTTTTTATTTTTGTTGGCAGGAGTTTATTTATTTTTGAGCTACCAACTTCCTTCTTATCCATATACAGCGATTGACGCAGATGTAATACCAAAGAGTTTAGGGTGGTTATTAGTTTTATTATCCATATCTCTTTTTTTGTCTAAGGATCAAGAAACAGAAGAACAAAAAAAGAAACGTGATATCCCAAAAGCAGAATGGTTAATGCTCACAGGAGTATTTGGACTAGTATTTCTTTATATATTCCTTCTTGAAATTATAGGTTTTGTGCTGGTCACTGGTTTGTTTATTTATTTTTGTTCATTGTTTCTTGGTTATAGAAAAAACGTATCCAATGTACTTGTTTCTATCTTATTTCCAGTAGGATTGTATATCATCTTTAACTTTTTATTAAAAATCGAATTACCTCAGGGTATTTTACCAATTTAG